Proteins co-encoded in one Sporosarcina sp. FSL K6-1522 genomic window:
- a CDS encoding ABC transporter permease, protein MKGFRMLTLLFAICLISFLLVKNSPIDPIQAYIGADMLKVGPEQREQIAEYWGLDQPVMVQFFSWGSALLSGDLGNSMIFRRPVADIIGERFLNSLVLMLTAWVLSGVIGFVLGVVSAMKKGTWIDRIIKWYCYTLASTPTFWLGLLMLIVFAVWLGWFPIGLGVPAGVLAEDVTLADRLQHLILPALTLSVLGVANVALHTRQKLIEVLASDYVLFARARGERGFLLFWRHGLRNVALPAITLQFAAFSELFGGAVLAEQVFSYPGLGQATVEAGLRGDVPLLLGLVLFSTLFVFVGNLIADLIYYVVDPRTREGRML, encoded by the coding sequence ATGAAGGGTTTTAGAATGCTGACATTATTGTTTGCGATTTGCCTAATCTCATTTTTATTAGTGAAGAATTCTCCGATTGATCCAATTCAAGCTTATATTGGTGCGGATATGTTAAAGGTAGGTCCTGAACAGCGAGAGCAAATCGCCGAATATTGGGGGCTTGACCAACCCGTTATGGTGCAATTTTTTAGTTGGGGTTCTGCCTTACTATCGGGTGATTTAGGGAATTCGATGATTTTTCGTCGTCCGGTAGCGGATATTATTGGCGAGCGCTTTCTAAATTCGCTCGTCTTAATGCTAACGGCATGGGTTTTGTCAGGTGTGATTGGTTTCGTGCTTGGCGTTGTATCTGCGATGAAAAAGGGCACGTGGATTGATCGAATCATTAAATGGTACTGTTACACACTGGCATCGACGCCTACGTTTTGGCTAGGGCTTCTGATGCTCATTGTGTTTGCGGTGTGGCTTGGGTGGTTCCCGATTGGGCTGGGCGTTCCAGCTGGGGTCTTGGCGGAAGATGTCACATTGGCAGATCGTCTCCAGCATCTCATACTCCCAGCGCTGACGTTGAGTGTATTGGGCGTGGCGAATGTTGCCTTGCATACACGTCAAAAACTTATTGAAGTGTTGGCGAGTGATTATGTGTTGTTTGCAAGGGCGAGAGGCGAACGTGGCTTTCTGTTGTTTTGGCGACATGGTTTGCGTAATGTTGCTTTGCCTGCCATCACCTTACAGTTCGCGGCTTTTAGTGAATTGTTTGGGGGAGCGGTGCTTGCCGAGCAAGTATTTTCCTACCCAGGTCTTGGACAAGCGACTGTCGAGGCAGGGTTAAGGGGAGACGTTCCTCTGTTATTAGGGTTAGTGCTGTTTAGTACGTTATTTGTGTTTGTAGGAAATTTAATTGCCGATCTTATCTATTATGTAGTTGATCCGCGGACGAGGGAGGGGCGCATGCTATGA
- a CDS encoding ABC transporter permease encodes MNLDLKVEKKKRFSVNRRQRTLFTIIAATVFLLTVVIGGALLDQESIATNLTERNLAPSLEHFFGTDWLGRDMFTRTMMGLSLSMGVGLIGAIGSTSIALILGMASATMGKWADRFISWLIDLFLSVPHLVTLILIAFTLGGGFKGIVIGLMLTHWPSLARVIRAEVMQIRSAEYVQISQQMGKSRWWIAMHHIFPHLIPQLLIGFMLMFPHVILHEAAVTFLGLGLSPHEPAIGIILSESMKYLSSGMWWLAFFPGLCLLIIVRTFETIGESLRVLIDPIRAHEK; translated from the coding sequence ATGAACCTAGACCTCAAAGTAGAAAAGAAGAAGCGATTTTCTGTGAATCGAAGGCAGAGGACGCTCTTTACGATTATTGCTGCTACTGTTTTCTTGTTAACGGTTGTCATAGGTGGCGCTTTGCTCGATCAGGAAAGTATTGCGACGAATCTGACGGAACGAAATTTAGCGCCTTCGTTGGAACACTTTTTTGGAACGGATTGGTTAGGGAGAGATATGTTTACCCGTACGATGATGGGGCTGTCGTTAAGTATGGGCGTAGGGTTGATTGGGGCAATTGGCAGTACGTCCATTGCGCTAATCCTCGGTATGGCATCAGCAACAATGGGGAAATGGGCCGATCGTTTCATCTCATGGCTCATCGACTTGTTTCTAAGTGTGCCACATCTTGTTACGCTGATTTTGATTGCTTTTACGTTAGGTGGCGGGTTTAAAGGGATTGTCATCGGGTTAATGCTGACGCACTGGCCTAGCCTTGCGCGTGTAATTCGCGCTGAAGTGATGCAAATACGTTCAGCTGAATACGTACAAATTTCGCAACAGATGGGGAAATCACGTTGGTGGATTGCGATGCATCATATTTTTCCGCATTTGATTCCACAATTGTTAATTGGTTTTATGTTGATGTTTCCTCATGTCATTTTACACGAAGCGGCAGTGACTTTCTTAGGACTGGGGTTATCGCCTCATGAGCCAGCGATTGGTATTATTTTATCGGAATCGATGAAGTATTTGTCTTCAGGCATGTGGTGGCTCGCCTTTTTCCCAGGGCTATGCTTACTGATTATTGTACGGACATTTGAGACAATTGGCGAAAGTCTTCGTGTGCTCATCGATCCTATTCGGGCGCATGAGAAGTGA
- a CDS encoding ABC transporter ATP-binding protein: MSILEVENLSIAFQQYTGGLRQTNVKVISNLNVTLEEGEILAIVGASGSGKSLLAHAILGILPANAMVSGTISYAGQALTATRQVALRGTDIALIPQSVNYLDPLMRVGNQVRTSAKGDDAVDAQRKVFERLHLQQAVEKMYPFELSGGMARRTLLSTAMVSGAKVIIADEPTPGLDPVVMKEALENFREFADNGCAVMLITHDIESALTIADKIAVFYAGTTVEIAPVEDFAGDGEALRHPYSKALWRALPQNDFIPIPGSQPHPSALPPGCLFAPRCLMATPECEQTQPEMRDLRNGKVRCIHAT; the protein is encoded by the coding sequence ATGTCCATTCTTGAGGTAGAAAATTTATCGATAGCATTTCAACAATATACAGGTGGTTTAAGACAAACCAATGTCAAGGTTATTTCAAATTTAAACGTCACCCTTGAAGAAGGAGAGATTTTGGCAATTGTAGGAGCGAGCGGTTCAGGAAAGAGTTTATTGGCGCATGCCATTCTTGGGATATTGCCAGCGAATGCGATGGTTAGTGGAACGATTAGCTATGCGGGACAAGCGCTTACTGCTACACGCCAAGTTGCCTTGCGCGGGACAGATATCGCGCTGATTCCACAATCGGTTAACTATTTAGATCCATTAATGCGTGTAGGGAATCAAGTTCGGACTTCTGCAAAAGGTGATGATGCGGTTGACGCACAGCGCAAGGTTTTTGAACGACTGCATTTACAACAAGCTGTTGAGAAGATGTATCCTTTTGAGCTTTCTGGCGGGATGGCGCGTAGAACGTTGTTATCCACGGCGATGGTCAGTGGCGCTAAGGTGATTATTGCGGATGAACCGACACCTGGGCTGGATCCAGTTGTCATGAAAGAAGCGCTAGAAAACTTTCGAGAATTTGCGGATAATGGCTGTGCGGTGATGTTAATCACACATGATATTGAATCAGCGTTAACGATTGCTGACAAAATTGCGGTGTTTTATGCGGGGACGACTGTGGAAATCGCGCCTGTTGAGGACTTTGCGGGAGATGGCGAGGCATTGCGACATCCTTATAGTAAAGCGTTATGGAGAGCGTTACCGCAAAATGATTTTATCCCGATTCCAGGTTCGCAACCGCATCCGAGTGCATTGCCGCCGGGTTGTTTGTTTGCCCCGCGCTGTCTGATGGCAACGCCTGAATGTGAGCAAACACAACCAGAAATGCGAGACCTTCGGAATGGGAAGGTGAGGTGTATTCATGCAACTTGA
- a CDS encoding ATP-binding cassette domain-containing protein produces the protein MQLEAKNIGFRYGDRPWLFQGVNFTVEPGEIVGLTAPSGRGKTTFCRMLAGFEKPLEGTITLDGAPIASRGFHPVQLVFQHPEKAVNPRWKMEKVLNEGGTPDPELLDLLGIEQEWLTRWPNELSGGELQRFCVARALSANTRFLIADEMTTMLDAITQAQIWHAVLEIAKKREMGIIIVSHEEKLVQRLCHRVIELNSVHVE, from the coding sequence ATGCAACTTGAAGCAAAAAATATTGGATTTCGTTATGGTGATAGACCTTGGCTGTTTCAAGGTGTCAATTTCACGGTAGAACCAGGAGAAATCGTTGGGCTTACAGCACCGAGTGGACGGGGTAAAACGACCTTTTGTCGGATGTTGGCGGGGTTTGAAAAGCCATTGGAAGGAACGATTACCTTGGATGGTGCCCCTATCGCTTCGAGGGGATTTCATCCGGTGCAACTGGTTTTTCAACATCCGGAAAAAGCGGTCAATCCACGCTGGAAGATGGAAAAGGTGTTGAATGAAGGAGGCACCCCAGACCCTGAACTGCTCGATTTATTAGGCATTGAGCAGGAATGGCTGACGCGTTGGCCTAACGAGTTATCCGGAGGGGAATTACAACGCTTTTGCGTAGCAAGAGCATTGAGTGCCAACACACGTTTTTTAATTGCTGATGAAATGACAACGATGCTCGATGCCATTACTCAGGCGCAAATTTGGCATGCTGTGCTTGAAATCGCCAAAAAGAGAGAGATGGGTATTATCATTGTTAGTCATGAGGAAAAGCTGGTGCAAAGGCTTTGTCATCGCGTGATTGAGTTGAATAGTGTGCATGTAGAGTGA
- a CDS encoding HNH endonuclease codes for MQSFVVMQGQTYQEEKELGMIWSRKQADDGSLPHSWLRVSEVQEGDRIFHYVKGDIVAISVAKTGCQSAPRPTSMPDEEDGYLVGLDYHELEFPINIRSTFEVLLPFMPIKYAPFQEDGSGNQGYLYPCNDELAMKLIELISNLNIYRIDKEQLELAMSPVRQIERNMLIPTLAETETAVKTKIRLGKQQFGQGVFPLWDQTCALCEVALPELLRASYSKPWKDSTDVEQVDSYNGVLLCYNHHALYENGLIAFDGQGRLHISSRIPEEKYEIYSIRPKMKIARKEANKPYFKWHKRHLFNK; via the coding sequence ATGCAAAGTTTCGTTGTGATGCAGGGCCAAACGTATCAAGAAGAAAAGGAATTAGGAATGATTTGGTCGCGGAAACAAGCGGATGATGGGAGTTTGCCGCATTCGTGGTTACGCGTGTCAGAAGTACAAGAAGGAGACCGCATATTTCATTATGTAAAGGGAGATATTGTTGCGATTAGTGTGGCGAAAACAGGATGTCAATCTGCGCCAAGGCCGACGAGTATGCCTGATGAGGAAGACGGATATTTGGTGGGATTGGACTATCATGAATTGGAATTCCCTATAAATATACGTTCAACATTCGAAGTGCTATTGCCGTTTATGCCCATAAAATATGCGCCTTTTCAAGAGGATGGTAGCGGCAATCAAGGCTATTTGTATCCTTGTAATGACGAATTAGCGATGAAGTTAATCGAACTTATAAGCAATCTCAACATTTATCGAATAGATAAAGAACAATTGGAATTAGCCATGAGCCCGGTACGTCAAATCGAGCGCAACATGCTCATTCCAACGCTTGCAGAAACGGAAACAGCAGTGAAAACAAAGATACGGTTAGGGAAACAACAATTTGGACAAGGTGTATTCCCGCTATGGGATCAAACATGTGCACTTTGTGAGGTTGCGTTACCCGAATTGCTACGTGCCAGTTATTCGAAGCCCTGGAAAGATAGTACGGATGTTGAACAAGTCGATTCATATAACGGTGTGCTTCTTTGTTATAATCATCATGCGCTTTATGAGAATGGATTGATCGCATTTGATGGGCAAGGGAGATTGCATATTTCGTCTCGGATTCCAGAAGAAAAGTATGAGATATATAGTATCCGTCCTAAAATGAAAATTGCTCGAAAAGAAGCGAATAAGCCTTATTTTAAGTGGCATAAGCGGCATTTGTTTAACAAGTAG
- a CDS encoding beta-ketoacyl-ACP reductase, protein MSRLQDRVAIVTGAGQGIGAETAKRLAQDGAKVAVFDLNEEVGRETVQAIQSNGGEAIAIGCNVSDVEQVNAGVEKVAAHFGRIDILVNNAGVTRDNLLFKMSVEDWDTVMNVHLKGSFLCAKAVQKFMVKEHYGKIINISSASALGNRGQANYSAAKAGLQGFTRTLAMELGPFNINVNSVGPGYVITDMTKATSERVGLDFEEQQKLIAERNPLRRVGKPEDIANVIAFLASEDSSYVNGQIIYVNGGAR, encoded by the coding sequence ATGAGCCGTTTACAAGATAGAGTTGCTATTGTCACTGGTGCAGGGCAGGGGATTGGAGCGGAAACAGCAAAGCGATTAGCACAAGATGGGGCGAAGGTGGCAGTATTTGACCTGAATGAAGAGGTTGGTCGTGAAACAGTTCAAGCTATTCAATCCAATGGTGGAGAAGCGATTGCGATTGGTTGTAACGTTTCTGATGTCGAGCAAGTGAATGCTGGCGTTGAAAAAGTTGCTGCTCACTTTGGACGGATTGATATTTTGGTAAATAACGCTGGAGTGACCCGAGATAACCTTCTTTTCAAAATGTCAGTGGAAGACTGGGACACGGTGATGAATGTGCATCTAAAGGGCAGCTTTTTATGTGCCAAAGCAGTGCAGAAATTTATGGTTAAAGAACACTATGGAAAGATCATCAACATTAGTAGCGCATCAGCTCTGGGGAACCGCGGACAAGCCAATTATTCGGCGGCCAAGGCTGGATTACAGGGATTTACCCGAACCTTAGCAATGGAATTAGGACCCTTTAACATTAATGTGAATTCTGTTGGTCCTGGGTATGTCATAACGGACATGACAAAGGCCACATCAGAACGAGTAGGCTTGGATTTTGAGGAACAGCAAAAATTAATTGCAGAGAGAAATCCGCTTAGAAGAGTGGGGAAACCTGAAGATATTGCTAACGTAATCGCCTTTCTAGCTAGTGAAGACTCCAGTTACGTGAATGGACAAATTATCTACGTCAACGGAGGAGCCCGCTAA
- a CDS encoding acyl-CoA dehydrogenase family protein: MEFLLTEEQRMVQKTIRDFVQKELIPLEPEVLRNEREGRPGISPEKLHELQMKAKEIGFWGIETPEEYGGANLGAVMSAIIAIEIARTFIPFRLGGVADNILYFCNEEQKKKYLIPTINGERRSCFAITEPGAGSDAKSIRMSAVKDGNDWVLNGEKTFITQGHEADFTIVFAVTDKEKGADGGVTCFLVDRDMGWRSEYIHTMGEWGPASLVFENVRVPEENILGEVGNGFELAMRWIGKGRWMIPARAIGSAERLLQMGVDYSKMRKTFGKPIAEHQAIQWMLADSAVEIEATKWLVLRAAWMVENDVDARHQSAIAKLYGSNMANNVVDRVLQIHGGMGYTKELPIERWYRELRLLRIFEGTDEILRRTIARNLIKGHVKIGEIDSADMLARNGRREKVASRS; the protein is encoded by the coding sequence ATGGAATTTTTATTGACAGAAGAACAGAGAATGGTGCAAAAAACAATTCGAGATTTCGTGCAGAAGGAACTAATTCCGTTAGAGCCGGAGGTATTGCGAAATGAGCGAGAAGGGCGTCCGGGAATTTCACCAGAAAAGCTCCACGAACTTCAGATGAAAGCGAAAGAAATTGGTTTTTGGGGAATTGAAACCCCGGAGGAGTATGGAGGAGCAAACCTTGGGGCTGTAATGAGCGCAATTATTGCAATTGAAATTGCTAGAACTTTCATTCCATTTCGACTAGGCGGTGTGGCAGATAATATTCTCTATTTCTGTAATGAAGAACAGAAGAAAAAGTACCTGATTCCAACGATTAACGGAGAACGTCGCTCTTGCTTTGCTATTACCGAACCAGGAGCTGGATCTGATGCTAAGAGCATCCGAATGTCGGCAGTTAAGGACGGGAATGACTGGGTTTTGAACGGGGAAAAGACTTTTATCACACAAGGGCATGAAGCGGATTTTACCATCGTGTTCGCAGTTACGGATAAGGAAAAAGGTGCAGACGGCGGAGTTACTTGTTTCCTTGTAGATCGGGATATGGGGTGGCGTTCCGAGTATATCCATACAATGGGAGAATGGGGACCAGCCTCTCTCGTCTTTGAAAATGTGCGAGTTCCGGAAGAGAACATTTTGGGTGAAGTAGGTAATGGTTTTGAGCTTGCCATGAGATGGATCGGCAAAGGCCGATGGATGATTCCCGCTAGAGCTATTGGATCTGCAGAAAGATTGCTGCAAATGGGCGTAGATTATTCCAAAATGCGTAAGACTTTTGGAAAACCGATTGCCGAACATCAAGCGATTCAGTGGATGCTTGCGGATTCCGCAGTAGAAATCGAGGCGACGAAGTGGCTCGTTTTACGTGCGGCGTGGATGGTAGAAAACGATGTTGATGCGCGTCATCAGTCAGCTATCGCCAAGCTATACGGCTCTAATATGGCCAACAATGTGGTGGACCGGGTACTGCAGATTCATGGAGGAATGGGTTATACGAAAGAGTTGCCGATAGAACGCTGGTATCGCGAATTAAGATTGCTTCGTATTTTTGAAGGTACTGATGAAATCCTGCGCCGCACAATTGCTCGCAACCTGATCAAAGGACATGTGAAGATTGGCGAAATCGATAGTGCAGACATGCTAGCCCGTAATGGAAGGAGGGAAAAAGTTGCTAGTAGATCCTAG
- a CDS encoding MaoC family dehydratase N-terminal domain-containing protein, giving the protein MLVDPSIIGSTSESKIFEIEKGAIRNFAVAIGDDNPLYTDEAFAKECGYRSIVAPPTFPTTIRVTNPKVQFEPSRVLHGGMEYLYERPIVAGDILRCFSSVTEVYEREGKMGKMTFLVQETRGEDLEGNLVYRGKNTLIVR; this is encoded by the coding sequence TTGCTAGTAGATCCTAGTATTATCGGAAGTACAAGTGAATCAAAAATATTTGAGATCGAAAAAGGCGCCATTCGTAATTTTGCTGTAGCCATTGGCGATGATAATCCCTTGTACACGGATGAGGCGTTTGCTAAGGAATGCGGGTATCGAAGCATCGTTGCACCTCCTACATTTCCAACTACAATCCGGGTGACGAATCCGAAGGTCCAGTTTGAACCAAGTCGAGTTTTGCACGGAGGGATGGAATATCTTTATGAACGACCAATTGTAGCAGGAGATATCTTGCGCTGTTTCAGCTCTGTGACCGAGGTCTATGAAAGAGAAGGAAAGATGGGCAAGATGACGTTTCTCGTGCAGGAAACCCGCGGTGAAGATTTGGAAGGTAACTTGGTGTATCGCGGGAAAAACACGCTGATTGTGCGCTGA
- a CDS encoding MaoC/PaaZ C-terminal domain-containing protein — MTGIDWIRAEVGQEFKPLVKPAIEKVQLVKYAGASGDFNLIHTDVETAKSVGLPGTIAHGMLSMGFLGQLCGQLAGTNGFVNRLMVRFAGMVFPEDILTCRAKVTNKDEEERTLDLEIYVEREPGKALTTGEATLKFY; from the coding sequence ATGACTGGAATTGACTGGATTCGGGCAGAGGTTGGGCAGGAGTTTAAGCCTCTTGTCAAGCCGGCAATTGAAAAAGTCCAATTAGTAAAATATGCCGGAGCGTCTGGAGATTTTAATTTGATTCATACCGATGTTGAGACGGCAAAAAGTGTCGGTCTACCTGGCACCATCGCACACGGAATGCTCAGCATGGGGTTTCTAGGTCAGTTATGCGGTCAGTTGGCCGGAACAAACGGTTTTGTCAACCGATTGATGGTTCGGTTTGCAGGCATGGTCTTTCCTGAGGACATTCTGACTTGTCGGGCCAAGGTTACAAACAAGGATGAGGAAGAGCGTACGTTGGATTTAGAAATTTACGTAGAGCGAGAACCAGGCAAGGCTTTAACAACAGGCGAGGCAACGCTGAAGTTTTACTAA
- a CDS encoding (Fe-S)-binding protein: MLVFLNFIAFLAVTGYAIYLVANLVYSRVTFIKLGKKSNLGRDTRQRVNEVLINVFGQKKLFKDKKSGFMHLILFYGFFIIQIGLIEIIIKGFITGYEFPFKAAHKYFTLMQEWTTFLMLCAVVYAFYRRYIEKLKRLQFKRDAKAAFVYIGLTTLTVSILLTLGFETIMLGHKPDFIHAPFSGVIATVFSGIGTAAGTVFFYVFWWVHLLSVLSFMVFVPQSKQAHELFALFNVFFKKTGPVGKLEKIDFEDEEIEEYGVGKIENFTRRQLIDLYACAECGRCTNMCPASETGKTLSPMNLIIKMRDHLTEKGAVVTSRNPWMPSYIFGSSASSPALTAGLAAGETAATVELPNLIGDVITEEEIWACTTCRNCEDQCPVANEHVDKIIDLRRYLVLTEGNMPHEATRYFQNIERQSNPWGINKKERIKWREGREDIVVPTVDEVEDFEYLFFVGSMGSYDNRSQKIAQSFAKIMNVAGVKFAILGNEERNSGDTARRMGNEFLFQQLCEENIANFQAYGVKKIVTICPHTYNTFKHEYPEFGLEAEVYHHTELIFKLIQEGQIKPMKEVQEAVAYHDSCYIGRYNDIYDIPRQILKSIPGVQVLEMERNREEAMCCGAGGGNMWVEETEGKRVNIERTEQALKLDPTMIGSNCPYCLTMMSDGTKAKEVEEQVKTMDIVEILEKSLVC; encoded by the coding sequence ATGCTGGTATTCCTTAATTTTATTGCCTTTCTGGCAGTAACGGGCTATGCGATTTATCTGGTTGCGAATCTTGTTTATAGCCGTGTAACCTTCATCAAATTGGGGAAGAAGTCCAATTTGGGAAGGGATACCCGACAGCGTGTCAATGAAGTTCTGATCAACGTATTTGGCCAGAAAAAATTGTTTAAAGACAAGAAAAGCGGTTTTATGCATTTGATATTATTTTATGGCTTCTTCATCATCCAAATAGGACTCATCGAAATCATAATCAAGGGATTTATTACTGGTTATGAATTTCCTTTTAAAGCCGCGCACAAATATTTCACACTCATGCAGGAGTGGACGACCTTCCTTATGCTGTGCGCTGTTGTATATGCTTTTTACCGTCGATATATTGAAAAGCTGAAGCGGTTGCAATTTAAGCGAGATGCCAAAGCTGCTTTTGTTTATATTGGACTGACCACATTGACTGTGTCCATCCTGCTTACGCTGGGCTTCGAAACCATTATGCTCGGGCACAAACCAGACTTCATCCACGCTCCCTTTTCCGGGGTAATTGCGACAGTGTTCTCTGGCATCGGAACGGCGGCTGGAACTGTGTTTTTCTATGTATTTTGGTGGGTACACTTACTGAGCGTTTTATCATTTATGGTGTTCGTACCACAGTCGAAGCAAGCGCATGAGCTATTTGCGTTGTTCAATGTCTTTTTCAAGAAGACAGGACCGGTCGGAAAGTTGGAGAAAATTGATTTTGAGGATGAAGAAATCGAGGAATACGGCGTCGGGAAAATAGAAAACTTTACCCGGCGGCAGCTGATTGATTTGTATGCATGTGCGGAGTGTGGGAGATGTACGAATATGTGTCCCGCTTCAGAAACAGGGAAGACGTTATCCCCGATGAATCTAATCATTAAAATGAGGGATCATTTGACAGAAAAAGGAGCGGTTGTTACTTCGCGTAACCCGTGGATGCCGAGTTATATTTTTGGGTCTTCTGCATCATCCCCGGCACTAACGGCTGGATTGGCAGCTGGGGAAACAGCGGCAACGGTTGAACTGCCTAATTTGATTGGCGATGTAATCACTGAAGAAGAGATTTGGGCTTGTACGACATGTCGTAACTGTGAGGATCAATGCCCCGTTGCCAATGAGCACGTAGATAAAATTATCGATCTGCGTCGATACCTAGTGTTAACTGAAGGCAATATGCCGCACGAAGCAACTCGCTATTTCCAAAATATAGAACGGCAAAGCAATCCATGGGGCATTAACAAGAAGGAACGCATTAAATGGCGCGAAGGCAGAGAAGATATCGTAGTGCCTACTGTTGATGAAGTGGAAGATTTTGAGTATCTGTTTTTTGTAGGCTCGATGGGATCCTATGATAATCGGAGCCAGAAAATTGCTCAATCGTTCGCCAAAATCATGAATGTGGCTGGTGTGAAATTTGCGATTTTAGGAAACGAAGAACGCAATTCAGGTGATACTGCTCGTCGGATGGGGAATGAATTTTTATTCCAGCAGTTATGCGAAGAGAATATAGCCAATTTCCAGGCTTATGGTGTAAAGAAAATCGTAACCATTTGCCCGCATACGTACAATACATTTAAACATGAATATCCTGAATTTGGTTTAGAAGCCGAAGTCTATCATCATACCGAACTCATTTTCAAGCTAATTCAGGAAGGTCAAATTAAGCCAATGAAGGAAGTGCAAGAAGCTGTTGCGTACCATGATTCTTGCTATATTGGCCGATACAATGACATTTATGATATACCACGACAAATATTAAAGTCCATCCCTGGTGTTCAAGTACTGGAAATGGAACGAAATAGAGAAGAAGCAATGTGTTGTGGAGCTGGAGGCGGTAATATGTGGGTGGAGGAAACCGAAGGAAAACGGGTTAACATTGAACGAACGGAACAGGCTCTTAAGTTGGATCCAACAATGATTGGAAGCAATTGCCCGTATTGTCTGACGATGATGAGTGATGGGACCAAGGCGAAAGAGGTAGAAGAACAAGTAAAAACGATGGATATTGTTGAAATTCTTGAGAAATCTTTAGTGTGTTAA
- a CDS encoding electron transfer flavoprotein subunit beta/FixA family protein, with protein sequence MKILVLLKQTFDTEEKISLQNGKVNEQGVEFIINPYDEYAVEEAMKLKEELGAEVTVLTVGPSRTESALRTALAMGADKAIQIEQDGSEADEYFISNIIVAAIKNQDFDLILGGNASIDSGAGQIAIRVAEILGIPHVATITKLSIDGRIATVEREVEGDLETVEVELPFLATAQQGLNEPRYPSLPGIMKAKKKKIEHLVLEELDISEEQLGARTELLDQYLPPKKQAGRILTGETADQVNELLQLLRTKAKII encoded by the coding sequence ATGAAAATACTAGTGTTGTTAAAGCAGACGTTTGATACCGAAGAGAAAATTTCCCTTCAAAATGGCAAGGTTAACGAACAAGGGGTTGAATTCATTATCAATCCATATGATGAGTATGCCGTGGAAGAAGCCATGAAATTAAAAGAGGAATTAGGGGCAGAGGTAACAGTGCTTACTGTGGGGCCATCACGAACGGAAAGTGCACTTCGAACAGCCCTTGCAATGGGAGCGGATAAGGCTATACAGATTGAACAGGATGGTTCAGAAGCGGATGAATATTTTATCTCGAATATCATTGTTGCAGCGATCAAGAATCAGGACTTTGATCTCATTCTTGGTGGTAATGCATCGATAGATTCAGGGGCTGGCCAAATCGCTATCCGAGTGGCGGAAATTTTAGGAATCCCTCACGTTGCAACCATTACTAAATTATCTATTGACGGAAGAATAGCTACCGTTGAGAGAGAGGTAGAAGGAGATCTGGAAACCGTTGAAGTAGAACTTCCATTTTTGGCGACTGCCCAACAAGGGTTGAATGAACCACGTTATCCTTCATTGCCGGGGATTATGAAAGCAAAAAAAAAGAAAATCGAACACCTAGTTTTAGAGGAGTTGGATATCTCTGAAGAGCAGCTAGGTGCCCGAACAGAACTCCTAGACCAATATTTGCCCCCTAAGAAGCAAGCGGGTCGAATTCTGACAGGAGAAACAGCTGACCAGGTGAACGAATTGCTTCAATTGCTTCGTACGAAAGCAAAAATTATTTAA